Genomic window (Polaromonas sp. JS666):
GGTGATCAAGCAGGTGGCCGACCGTGTGGCGGTGATTGATGCTGGGCGCATTGTCGAAAGTGGCCCGGTGATTGATGTCTTCACCCGCCCGCAACATGACACCACGCGCAGCCTGATTGCCGAGATCGTGCCGCAGGACTTGCCCGAGAGCGTGCTGGCGCGCATACGCACGCTGATGAGTGCCGGGCACCCCGAAGAAGGGCAGTTGTTGCGCCTGGCGTTTGCGGGCGACGAGTCTGACAGGCCCTTGCTGTCGGACGTGATTCGCCGCTTTGGCATTGACCTGTCCATCGTGCATGGGCAGGTGGACGAGATCCAGGGCAAGCCTTTCGGCTCGCTGGCCGTGTTTGCGCGTGGAGCGCGCGAGCAGCTCAATGCAGCCGTGGCGCATTTGCGCGGCGCCGGCGTGCATGTGGATCAGGTCGATGGAGCGTTGCCAGGCGGGTTGGCGGGAGGTTTCAGCCATGTTCAGTAATTTTTCGCAGGCCCTGCTGGAGCTGTTTGTCAGCTCGCTGTGGGAAACAATCATCATGGTCGGCATTTCAGGCCTGGTGGGTGCGTTGATCGGCGTTCCGCTGGGCGTTTTCCTGCGGCTGACGGACGAGGGCGGCGTGCTGCAGAACGCGGGCGTGAACCGCGTGGTCGGTGGCATCGTGAACGCCGTGCGCTCCACGCCTTTCATCATCCTGCTGGTGGCCATCATTCCGCTGACGCGCCTTTTCACGGGTTCCTCCATCGGTACGGCGGCAGCCGTGGTGCCGCTCACGATTGCGGCGGCTCCGTTTATTGCGCGGCTGGTGGAAACCTCGCTGCGCGAGGTCGATCACGGCCTGATTGAAGCGGCGCTGGCCATGGGCGCGACCACGCGGCAAATCGTGCTCAAGGTGCTGCTGCCCGAAGCGCTGCCCGGCATTGTCGCGGGCCTGACGATCACCTTTGTGAGTTTGACCGGCTACTCAGCTATGGCCGGCGCCATCGGCGGCGGCGGGCTGGGCGACCTGGGTATTCGTTACGGCTACCAGCGCTTCTTGCCGGAGGTGATGCTGGCGGTGGTGCTGGTGCTGATCCTGTTTGTGCAGGCGGTGCAAAGCCTGGGTGACTGGGCCGTGCGCAGGTTGAGCCACAAATGAATCTGGTCTTGAATTGGTTTTTCTCCCACTCCCTCTGGGAGACGGCAGGGGTGAGGGCCGGCGGCGGTCGATCTGCTGCCACTGGTGCCAAAGCCGCGAGCCCTCACCCCAACCCTCTCCCAAGGGGAGAGGGGGCAAGACATGAATCGGCATTGCCACAGCGATGTTGATGAATGGTCAAGTTCCTCCCTCTCCCTCTGGGAGAGGGCAGGGGTGAGGGCCGGCGGCAGTCGATTTGCTGCCACCGGTGCCACAGCCGCGAGCCCTCACCCCAACCCTCTCCCAGGGGGAGAGGGAGCAAGACACAACAATTTTTCAATCATCCAAAGGAAACACCATGAAAAAACGCACCCTCATCCAGTCAGCCATCGCACTCGCGCTGGCCACATCGTTCTCCAGTGCCGTGCTCGCGCAAGACAAGCCGCTGAAAATCGGCGTCACCGCCGGTCCACACGCGCAGATTTTTGAGCAGGTCAAAAAGATCGCCGAAAAAGACGGCCTGAAAATCCAGATCGTCGAGTTCAGCGACTACATCCAGCCCAACGCCGCGCTGGCCGCCGGCGACCTGGATGGCAACAGCTACCAGCACAAGCCTTTCCTCGACCAGCAAGTCAAGGACCGCGGCTACAAGATCGTCAACGTCGGCTACACCGTCAACTTCCCGATCGGCCTGTATTCCAAAAAGGTCAAGAGCCTGGCCGAGCTGAAAGAGGGTGCGCGCTTCGGCATCCCGAACGACCCGACCAACGGCGGCCGCGTGCTGCTGGTGCTGCAGGACAAGGGCCTGATCAAGCTCAGGCCTGAGGCTGGCCTCAAGGCCACACCGCTGGACGTGATCGACAATCCGAAAAAACTCAAGTTTGTGGAACTGGACGCGGCGCAACTGCCGCGCTCGCTGGACGACCTGGACGCTTCGGCCGTCAATACCAACTACGCGCTGTCAGCGGGGCTGAACCCCCGCCAAGGACGCGATTGCCCAGGAAGCGGCCAAATCACCTTACGTCAACCTGCTGGCTGTGCGCGAGCAAGACAAGGACAAGCCCTGGGTGGCCAAGCTGGTCAAGGCCTACCACTCTGAAGAAATCCGCAAGTTCATCCAGACTGAGTTCAAGGGGGCGGTGCTGGCCGGGTTCTGACAGGCTTGCGTTTTGTAACTGGCGCGGGTGCAGGCGTTAAAAACATGGCCGCACAGGCTGCCGAGGCCAGCGCGCACAGCACGGCTGCCAGCACCACCCAGCGAAACGCGTGGATCAGCGTAGTCGCGGGTGCGCCGTCCAGGGGCCCGCCCAAGGCAGCGGCAAACACCACACCCAGCACGGCCACTGCGAGCAAGCCCGCCACCCGCGCCACCGCGTTGTTCACGCCCGAGGCCACCCCGGCGTGGGCCGGCGACACCGCGTTCATCACGGTGGTGGTGAGCGGTGCAATGGCAATCGTCATGCCCAGGCCCAGCACCACCATGGCCGGAAAAAAGCCCGCCCAGTAAGGCCAGCCCACACCCGGCAGCGCCATCAACGCCAGGCCGGCAGCGGCGATCACCGGACCGCAGATAAGCATGAGCCTGGCGCCAAAACGATCCATGGCCTTGCCGGCCGCAGAGGACAGCAAGCCCAAAATGATGGAGAAGGGCAGCAGCGTGGCACCCGCTGCGGTGGCCGAATAGCGGAAGGCGCCAATCAGCACAAAGGGCAGAAAAAACAGCACGCCGACCAGCGCAAAGTACAGCAGCAGTGTCAGCAGATTGGCACCGACAAAGTCGCGCGACCTGAAAAGCGCCGGCGGCATCATGGGCGCACGCACCCGCGCCTGCGCCACGGCAAAAGCAGCCAGCCCGACTACGCCCAACACCAGGGGCCACAGCACGCTCGCGTGGCCCCATCCGCGCTCGGGCGCCAGTGTCAGCCCATAGGTGAGGGCACCCAGCCCGCTGGCCACCAGCAACACACCGAGCCAGTCGAAATGCCGCGGCGCATCGGGGTCGCGGCTGTCGGGCACGGCATAGACGGCCAGCCAGATGGTGGCCACGGCCAGCGGTACGTTCAGAAAAAAGATGGCGCGCCACGACACTGCATCGACCAGCCAGCCGCCCAGCACCGGACCCGCCGCACCCGTGATGGACGCCCACGCCGCCCAAGCGCCAATCGCCTTGCCGCGTGCGTCGCCTTCAAATACGTTGCCAATAATGGCCAGGCTGGCTGGCACCAGCAGCGCCGCGCCCACGCCCTGCAGCGCCCGCGCGGCAATCAGGGCCAGCGTGCCGGAGGCCAGCCCGCAGGCCGCCGACGCGGCGGTAAAAAGCGCAATGCCGGTGATGAAAATGCTGCGCCGCCCGAACCTGTCCCCCAGCGAGCCGCCCACCAGCACTAGCGAACCCAGCGCCAGCAGATAGGCGTTGATGACCCACTGCATGGCCG
Coding sequences:
- a CDS encoding methionine ABC transporter permease codes for the protein MFSNFSQALLELFVSSLWETIIMVGISGLVGALIGVPLGVFLRLTDEGGVLQNAGVNRVVGGIVNAVRSTPFIILLVAIIPLTRLFTGSSIGTAAAVVPLTIAAAPFIARLVETSLREVDHGLIEAALAMGATTRQIVLKVLLPEALPGIVAGLTITFVSLTGYSAMAGAIGGGGLGDLGIRYGYQRFLPEVMLAVVLVLILFVQAVQSLGDWAVRRLSHK
- a CDS encoding MFS transporter, yielding MLGNAQSPCDKGVIQAQRSLPSTSLAPSLLTSQPSSAGADAAARKGYALAATVLGSSMAFIDGSVVNIALPAIQRDFASSAGASLAAMQWVINAYLLALGSLVLVGGSLGDRFGRRSIFITGIALFTAASAACGLASGTLALIAARALQGVGAALLVPASLAIIGNVFEGDARGKAIGAWAAWASITGAAGPVLGGWLVDAVSWRAIFFLNVPLAVATIWLAVYAVPDSRDPDAPRHFDWLGVLLVASGLGALTYGLTLAPERGWGHASVLWPLVLGVVGLAAFAVAQARVRAPMMPPALFRSRDFVGANLLTLLLYFALVGVLFFLPFVLIGAFRYSATAAGATLLPFSIILGLLSSAAGKAMDRFGARLMLICGPVIAAAGLALMALPGVGWPYWAGFFPAMVVLGLGMTIAIAPLTTTVMNAVSPAHAGVASGVNNAVARVAGLLAVAVLGVVFAAALGGPLDGAPATTLIHAFRWVVLAAVLCALASAACAAMFLTPAPAPVTKRKPVRTRPAPPP